In Meiothermus ruber DSM 1279, the following proteins share a genomic window:
- a CDS encoding c-type cytochrome: MRYLFGLLAVLSLALAQSGPQLYQQNCAFCHGDNGQGRPGAFPPLAAHATELAKTPEGRAHLINVMLFGMQGPVRVRGSTYNGVMPAFGQLSDEQIASILNYILNAWGNDKLLPRDHRPITAAEVRSARNATSRPTPQQIGDLRSRINVP; encoded by the coding sequence GTGAGATACCTCTTTGGGCTTCTAGCCGTCCTCAGCCTGGCGCTGGCCCAGTCGGGCCCCCAGCTTTACCAGCAGAACTGTGCGTTTTGCCACGGTGACAACGGGCAGGGGCGCCCGGGCGCCTTCCCGCCCCTGGCGGCCCACGCCACCGAGCTGGCAAAAACCCCCGAGGGCCGGGCCCACCTGATTAATGTGATGCTGTTTGGCATGCAGGGCCCGGTGCGGGTCAGAGGCAGTACCTACAACGGTGTGATGCCAGCTTTTGGCCAGCTATCCGACGAGCAAATTGCCAGCATACTCAACTACATCCTGAACGCCTGGGGGAACGACAAACTGCTGCCGCGCGACCACCGGCCTATCACCGCAGCGGAGGTGCGCAGCGCCCGCAATGCGACCAGCCGCCCAACCCCTCAACAAATAGGTGACCTGCGCTCACGTATCAATGTTCCGTAA
- the modA gene encoding molybdate ABC transporter substrate-binding protein, with protein sequence MIRWLCLGLWLLGLGLAQNTVRVVAAADLQYALTEIAQRFELRNSGLRVELTFGSSGKLYTQLMQGLPADMFFSADEAFPMQLQQAGRVEPGTLRLYAVGRLVIWASNALVQQGLDPRRLGPRILLDPRITQLAIANPMHAPYGRAGVTLLEHFGLLRSTRPVRWEEMTGGIAAYYDLGFLRRGKAGFEFVYGENISQTAQLALTSTNIGLVALSLAKSEAMERAGVYWLAPLSSHLRLNQTYVILRGQNRPEVQRFYEYMGTAEAHQVLRKYGFLLPGEKPAP encoded by the coding sequence ATGATTCGTTGGCTGTGCTTGGGGTTGTGGTTGCTGGGGCTTGGCCTGGCGCAAAACACGGTGCGGGTGGTGGCGGCGGCTGACCTCCAGTATGCCTTGACCGAGATCGCGCAGCGCTTTGAACTCAGGAATTCGGGTCTGCGGGTCGAGCTTACCTTTGGTTCCTCGGGCAAACTCTATACCCAATTGATGCAGGGGTTGCCGGCCGATATGTTTTTCTCGGCGGATGAAGCCTTCCCGATGCAGCTACAGCAGGCCGGGCGTGTGGAGCCGGGCACTTTGCGCCTGTACGCGGTGGGTCGTCTGGTAATTTGGGCCTCCAATGCTCTGGTTCAGCAAGGGCTGGATCCTCGGCGGCTTGGGCCGCGTATACTGCTCGACCCTCGGATTACCCAACTGGCCATCGCCAACCCGATGCACGCCCCGTATGGCCGCGCGGGGGTGACGCTTCTGGAGCACTTTGGCCTGCTGCGTTCAACCCGCCCGGTAAGGTGGGAGGAGATGACTGGCGGCATTGCGGCCTACTACGACCTGGGCTTTTTGCGGCGGGGCAAGGCCGGCTTTGAATTTGTTTACGGCGAGAACATCTCCCAGACCGCCCAGCTGGCCCTGACCAGCACCAACATTGGCCTGGTGGCCCTGTCCCTCGCCAAGAGCGAGGCCATGGAGCGTGCAGGTGTGTACTGGCTGGCCCCTTTGAGCAGCCATCTACGCCTTAACCAAACCTACGTAATTCTGCGCGGCCAGAACCGCCCGGAGGTTCAGCGTTTTTACGAGTACATGGGCACGGCCGAGGCCCACCAGGTGTTGCGCAAATATGGGTTTTTGCTGCCAGGAGAGAAGCCAGCCCCATGA
- a CDS encoding c-type cytochrome has protein sequence MQRLLAVLMLMLLPVFAQNGAALYQQCQGCHQPNGAGIPGVFPPLAGHVPEILAAKGGRTWLIQLLLWGMSGEISVKGRKYNGVMPGYRQLSDAELAALLNHISTQWGNKLPPGQRPFTADEVKAQRAKTLTSAQVHQARKALGLQ, from the coding sequence ATGCAACGATTGTTAGCGGTGTTGATGCTGATGCTATTGCCGGTTTTTGCGCAAAATGGCGCGGCTTTGTACCAGCAGTGCCAGGGCTGCCACCAACCCAATGGCGCGGGCATCCCCGGGGTGTTTCCCCCGTTGGCCGGGCATGTTCCGGAGATTTTAGCGGCCAAAGGGGGCCGAACCTGGCTTATCCAGCTCCTGCTCTGGGGCATGAGTGGTGAGATCAGCGTAAAAGGGCGCAAGTACAACGGGGTCATGCCGGGTTACCGACAGCTAAGCGACGCTGAGCTGGCAGCCTTGCTTAACCACATCTCTACCCAGTGGGGCAACAAGCTGCCGCCGGGCCAGAGACCATTCACCGCCGACGAAGTGAAGGCCCAGCGGGCCAAAACCCTGACCTCGGCCCAGGTTCACCAAGCCCGCAAAGCCCTGGGCTTGCAATGA
- a CDS encoding YlxR family protein — translation MSRAKHIPIRQCIACRERRPKRELLRIVMTEGGPVLDPTGRRPGRGAYVCPDRPECWAEKKLRRLAGAKAAELALALQMVLGNVACPASQNEQPSPQ, via the coding sequence ATGTCCAGGGCCAAGCACATCCCCATCCGCCAGTGCATTGCCTGCCGAGAACGCAGGCCCAAACGTGAATTGTTGCGGATTGTGATGACCGAGGGAGGCCCCGTACTCGATCCTACCGGCCGCAGACCAGGGCGCGGTGCTTACGTCTGCCCCGATCGCCCTGAATGCTGGGCTGAGAAAAAACTGCGCCGCCTCGCCGGAGCAAAAGCAGCAGAACTTGCCTTGGCACTACAGATGGTTTTGGGAAACGTGGCGTGTCCGGCTTCGCAGAACGAACAGCCATCGCCGCAGTGA
- a CDS encoding ABC transporter ATP-binding protein: MEPTLFRSRRERKLGEHIAVRLEGVTKRFGDQKAVEKVNLEVRDGEFFSLLGPSGCGKTTLLRMIAGFETPDEGRVIIGGKDMTQVPPYLRPVNTVFQNYALFPHMTVEQNIAFGLRMKKMPRDEIARRVQWALELINLPGYEKRRPDQMSGGQRQRIALARALVNEPEVLLLDEPLSALDLKLRQELRVDLMNLQERLGITFIFVTHDQEEALVMSDRIAVMNKGRIEQLGPTEEIYELPRTAFVARFIGDSNLIPAQAIEPRKVKTALGEFVLDDEDALTPGQEVLLSIRPEKIRLFRERPSLPNVFRAKVDDIIYTGSENQYVLVAGGQRLMCETLNQDIQEPGHEEFAYDEEVWVALTPEKLVVIQGGSEGSDPYA, encoded by the coding sequence GTGGAGCCGACACTTTTTCGCAGCCGGCGCGAGCGAAAGCTAGGTGAGCACATTGCGGTACGCCTCGAGGGGGTCACCAAGCGCTTTGGCGACCAGAAGGCGGTTGAAAAGGTCAACCTCGAGGTTCGCGACGGCGAGTTTTTTAGCCTGCTGGGGCCCTCGGGCTGCGGCAAGACCACGCTGCTGCGCATGATTGCAGGGTTTGAGACCCCGGACGAAGGCCGGGTCATCATCGGGGGCAAGGACATGACCCAGGTGCCGCCCTACCTGCGCCCGGTCAACACGGTTTTCCAGAACTACGCCCTCTTCCCACACATGACCGTGGAGCAGAACATCGCTTTTGGGCTCAGAATGAAAAAAATGCCCCGCGATGAGATCGCCCGGCGGGTGCAGTGGGCGCTCGAGCTTATCAACCTGCCAGGCTACGAGAAGCGCCGCCCGGATCAGATGTCCGGGGGGCAGCGGCAGCGGATCGCCCTGGCCCGGGCCCTGGTCAACGAACCGGAGGTGTTGCTGCTCGACGAGCCGCTCTCGGCCCTCGACCTCAAGCTGCGTCAGGAGCTGCGGGTAGACCTGATGAACCTGCAGGAGCGGCTGGGCATCACCTTCATTTTCGTGACCCACGACCAGGAAGAAGCCCTGGTGATGTCGGATCGCATCGCCGTCATGAACAAAGGCCGCATCGAGCAGTTGGGCCCCACCGAGGAGATTTACGAGCTGCCGCGAACCGCTTTTGTAGCCAGATTCATCGGCGACTCCAACCTGATTCCGGCCCAGGCCATCGAGCCGCGCAAGGTTAAAACGGCGCTGGGTGAGTTCGTGCTCGACGACGAGGATGCCCTGACCCCTGGCCAGGAGGTGTTGCTCTCGATTCGCCCCGAAAAGATCCGCCTTTTCCGTGAGAGGCCGAGCCTGCCCAACGTATTCCGAGCCAAAGTGGACGACATCATCTACACCGGCTCGGAGAACCAGTATGTGCTGGTGGCGGGTGGTCAGCGCTTGATGTGCGAGACCCTCAACCAGGACATCCAGGAGCCCGGCCACGAGGAGTTTGCCTACGACGAAGAGGTCTGGGTGGCCCTTACCCCGGAAAAACTGGTGGTTATTCAGGGGGGGAGTGAAGGGAGCGATCCCTATGCGTGA
- the rimP gene encoding ribosome maturation factor RimP yields MEPEHPLQAGGAPQWSQVAESVLAPLGYEVLEAGLKSGKNPVLLVRIERKDEVPISIADLERANRALSAHLDTLEALLPARYLLQVESPGADRPLFTARHFERFAGLKVRVRSPQGNFTGRIGAVRGDMVEFLLEKDETRSLQLGTFKATLAEWPDKPR; encoded by the coding sequence GTGGAGCCAGAACATCCCTTGCAGGCAGGCGGCGCCCCCCAATGGAGCCAGGTGGCCGAAAGTGTGCTGGCACCGCTGGGTTACGAGGTGCTCGAGGCGGGCCTCAAGAGCGGTAAAAACCCCGTGCTCCTGGTGCGCATCGAGCGGAAAGACGAAGTGCCCATCTCGATCGCCGACCTCGAGCGGGCCAACCGCGCGCTCAGCGCCCACCTGGACACCCTCGAGGCCCTGCTGCCAGCGCGCTACCTGCTCCAGGTGGAGTCGCCAGGCGCCGACCGTCCGCTCTTCACGGCCCGGCATTTTGAGCGCTTTGCCGGGCTGAAAGTACGGGTGCGCAGCCCACAGGGCAACTTTACCGGGCGAATCGGGGCGGTTAGGGGTGATATGGTCGAGTTTCTGCTGGAAAAAGACGAAACGCGCAGCCTGCAGCTCGGCACCTTCAAGGCCACCCTGGCGGAGTGGCCGGATAAGCCCAGGTAG
- a CDS encoding ABC transporter permease, whose product MREAATPWERLRQVLVTVGPGGLWLVLFVLIPTLVMLVASLMSRGSLGQLVPPLGLHNYVRFFSDPLFIEIIGRSLWIGFWSTVLIMLLGYPLAFYIAQSRYKEVLLLLVVIPFFTNFLIRVYAWIVIFQKEGLLNGVITALGLPPAELLPSTFAVYVATVYTYLPFFVLPLYAAVERIDWSQLEAAYDLGARPIRAFWEAVFPQTVPGLFAGFLLVFIPAVGTFVIADLLGGGKVTLVGNLIQLQFGSAQNWAFGSAVSMVLMAMVLLGLWLYARTQGEKGLDKLV is encoded by the coding sequence ATGCGTGAAGCCGCCACACCCTGGGAACGCCTGCGCCAGGTGCTGGTGACGGTGGGGCCGGGGGGCCTGTGGTTGGTGCTGTTTGTTTTGATCCCAACCCTGGTCATGCTGGTGGCCTCGCTGATGAGCCGGGGAAGCCTGGGCCAGTTGGTGCCGCCCCTGGGCCTTCACAATTACGTGCGCTTTTTTTCTGACCCGCTTTTCATCGAGATCATCGGGCGTAGCCTCTGGATCGGCTTCTGGTCAACCGTCTTGATCATGCTGCTGGGCTACCCGCTGGCCTTTTACATTGCCCAAAGCCGCTACAAAGAGGTGCTGCTGCTGCTGGTGGTTATCCCCTTCTTCACCAACTTTCTGATCCGGGTTTACGCCTGGATTGTGATATTTCAGAAAGAAGGCCTTTTGAACGGGGTTATCACGGCTTTGGGTCTGCCGCCTGCCGAGCTGCTGCCCTCTACCTTTGCGGTGTATGTAGCCACTGTGTACACCTACCTGCCCTTTTTCGTGCTACCGCTCTATGCGGCTGTTGAGCGCATCGATTGGAGCCAGCTCGAGGCTGCCTACGACCTGGGGGCCCGGCCCATCCGGGCCTTTTGGGAGGCCGTCTTCCCCCAGACGGTGCCGGGTTTGTTTGCCGGCTTCTTGCTGGTGTTCATCCCGGCGGTGGGCACCTTCGTCATTGCCGACCTGCTGGGCGGGGGCAAGGTGACCCTGGTGGGCAACCTGATTCAGCTCCAGTTTGGTTCCGCGCAGAACTGGGCTTTTGGTAGCGCGGTCAGTATGGTGCTTATGGCCATGGTGCTGCTGGGTTTGTGGCTTTACGCGCGAACCCAGGGCGAGAAAGGACTGGACAAGCTGGTATGA
- the infB gene encoding translation initiation factor IF-2 yields MAKIRIYQLAKELEMSNDELLKILDDMGVTYKSHASTLEEDTALAVKELIGEQKVAEAARKAEEARKSIPHRPPVVVIMGHVDHGKTSLLDYLRKSRIAEKEAGGITQHVGAFEVKTPGGTVVFIDTPGHEAFTTIRQRGAKVADIAVIVIAATEGVMPQTKEAIAHAKASGAKIIFAANKMDLPGADINKVYQDLMQLGLVPVAYGGDVEVLPISAKTGQGVADLLETILLMAELEDLRADPKAEAQGVILEARVDKQAGVLASLLVQQGTLRIGDYVVAGECWGKIKAMSDAEGNRRTEAGPGSAVQVLGFSELPSAGDTFTWVPDQVAAKEITEERIEERKASEARGDLQRARSLADLMRKAQQDEQKEINLILRADTQGSLEAIQNILAKEATEEVKINVLLAAVGAPTESDVLLASTAHGAILAFSVNPSGSVKKAAEQKGVPLQSFRIIYELIDEIRKMVKGQREPVYKEEILGTAEVRAIFRLSRGVIAGCMVTSGKVTRSADIRVLRKGKEIWKGKIGGLKRLKDDVREVTQGFECGILLDGFTDFQEGDVLEASQQVEVATD; encoded by the coding sequence ATGGCAAAAATCAGAATCTATCAGCTCGCTAAAGAACTTGAGATGTCCAACGACGAGCTGCTGAAAATCCTCGACGATATGGGGGTCACCTACAAGTCCCATGCCAGCACCCTCGAGGAAGACACCGCGCTCGCAGTCAAGGAGCTCATCGGCGAGCAGAAGGTAGCCGAGGCTGCCCGAAAAGCCGAAGAAGCCCGTAAGTCCATCCCCCACCGCCCTCCGGTGGTGGTGATTATGGGCCACGTGGACCACGGCAAGACCAGCTTGCTGGACTATCTTCGCAAAAGCCGCATTGCAGAAAAAGAGGCTGGGGGCATCACCCAGCACGTGGGGGCCTTTGAGGTAAAAACCCCTGGCGGCACCGTGGTCTTCATCGATACCCCAGGGCACGAGGCCTTCACCACCATCCGCCAGCGCGGCGCCAAGGTCGCCGATATCGCCGTAATCGTGATTGCAGCCACCGAAGGGGTGATGCCCCAGACCAAGGAAGCCATCGCCCACGCCAAGGCTTCCGGGGCCAAGATCATCTTTGCAGCCAACAAAATGGATCTACCCGGCGCTGACATCAACAAGGTCTACCAGGATTTGATGCAGCTTGGCCTGGTGCCGGTGGCTTACGGGGGCGATGTCGAGGTGCTACCCATCTCGGCCAAGACCGGCCAGGGCGTGGCCGATCTGCTCGAGACCATCCTGCTAATGGCCGAGCTGGAAGACCTGCGGGCCGACCCCAAAGCCGAGGCCCAGGGGGTGATTCTGGAGGCTCGAGTAGATAAGCAGGCGGGGGTTCTGGCAAGCCTGCTGGTGCAGCAGGGCACCCTTAGAATCGGTGACTATGTGGTGGCGGGCGAGTGCTGGGGCAAGATCAAGGCCATGTCTGATGCCGAGGGCAACCGCCGCACCGAGGCCGGCCCCGGAAGCGCCGTGCAGGTGCTGGGTTTCTCGGAGCTACCCTCCGCCGGCGATACCTTTACCTGGGTTCCCGACCAGGTAGCCGCCAAGGAAATTACCGAGGAACGCATCGAAGAGCGCAAAGCCTCTGAGGCTCGAGGCGATCTCCAGCGTGCCCGCAGCCTGGCCGACCTGATGCGCAAGGCACAGCAAGACGAGCAAAAAGAAATCAACCTGATTCTGCGGGCCGACACCCAGGGCTCCCTCGAGGCCATTCAAAACATCCTGGCCAAAGAAGCCACCGAGGAGGTCAAAATCAACGTTCTCCTGGCCGCAGTAGGGGCGCCCACCGAATCAGACGTGCTGCTGGCCTCCACCGCCCATGGGGCCATTCTGGCCTTCAGCGTCAACCCCAGCGGCTCGGTCAAGAAGGCCGCCGAACAGAAAGGCGTGCCCTTACAGAGCTTCCGCATCATCTACGAGCTGATCGACGAGATCCGCAAGATGGTCAAAGGGCAGCGTGAACCGGTTTACAAGGAAGAAATCCTGGGAACCGCCGAAGTCCGGGCCATCTTCAGGCTAAGCCGCGGGGTTATTGCGGGTTGCATGGTCACCTCGGGTAAGGTTACCCGCAGCGCCGATATCCGGGTGCTGCGCAAGGGCAAGGAGATCTGGAAGGGCAAAATTGGGGGACTTAAGCGCCTCAAGGACGACGTGCGCGAGGTGACCCAGGGCTTTGAATGCGGCATTCTGCTGGATGGCTTCACCGATTTTCAGGAAGGAGATGTCCTCGAGGCCAGCCAGCAGGTCGAGGTGGCTACAGACTGA
- a CDS encoding PadR family transcriptional regulator, whose protein sequence is MSAAAVHRLSTSDWAVLAALLEQPAHGFRIAALFAPNGELGEIWRIQRTQVYRALAHLEARGLIEAIRQEEGEAGPPRTLYRATLAGQEAARWWLHTPVTRLRHGRSDLRLKIAFLLRLEHDLEPLLRAQEGVFEAILEDLQQRLQTAQRIQLVAILWRIEMARASLGFIQQLLAQRQALSK, encoded by the coding sequence GTGAGTGCGGCAGCAGTCCACAGGCTCTCAACCTCCGACTGGGCGGTTTTGGCTGCTTTGCTGGAGCAGCCAGCGCATGGCTTCCGCATTGCGGCGCTGTTTGCTCCCAACGGTGAGCTGGGGGAGATCTGGCGTATCCAGCGCACGCAGGTTTACAGGGCTTTAGCGCACCTCGAGGCCCGCGGGCTGATTGAGGCCATCCGGCAGGAGGAGGGCGAGGCCGGGCCACCCCGAACGCTCTACAGGGCCACCCTTGCGGGCCAGGAAGCCGCGCGCTGGTGGCTGCACACCCCGGTAACGCGCCTGCGCCATGGCCGCTCGGATCTGCGGTTGAAGATCGCTTTTTTGCTGCGCTTGGAGCACGACCTCGAGCCGCTGTTGAGGGCCCAGGAAGGGGTTTTTGAAGCCATCCTCGAGGATTTGCAGCAGCGCCTTCAAACGGCCCAACGCATCCAACTGGTAGCCATCCTGTGGCGCATAGAGATGGCCAGGGCCAGCCTGGGGTTTATCCAGCAACTCCTGGCACAACGACAGGCCTTGTCTAAATAA
- a CDS encoding ABC transporter permease, which produces MKRWLAVHAWLVFAFLYLPIAVIVALSFNQSRFGVRFTGFTFDWYIRLFNNERILEYLTNTLIVAVVSTAVSTILGTLLAVGLVRYRFRWQNALRYLLYVPVVVPDVVMGISLLLLFDVVRDAIGWPRLSLFTIILAHISFQIAYVTLVVRARLMLLDPTLEEAAKDLGATPWLTFREVTLPLIMPGVISGALLAFSLSLDDFVVTFFTAGPGSTTLPLYIYSSVKLGISPEIHALSTLMVGITILVLLLGTLFWKQRA; this is translated from the coding sequence ATGAAACGCTGGCTGGCTGTGCACGCCTGGTTGGTTTTCGCCTTTTTGTACCTGCCCATAGCGGTGATTGTGGCGCTTTCCTTCAACCAAAGCCGTTTTGGGGTGCGCTTTACTGGCTTTACCTTCGACTGGTATATCCGCCTGTTCAACAACGAAAGAATCCTCGAGTACCTCACCAACACCCTGATTGTGGCGGTGGTCTCCACCGCGGTCTCGACCATCCTGGGAACCTTGCTGGCGGTGGGGTTGGTGCGCTACCGGTTCCGCTGGCAAAACGCCCTGCGCTACTTGCTGTATGTGCCGGTGGTGGTGCCGGATGTGGTGATGGGTATCTCGCTGCTTTTGCTGTTTGATGTGGTGCGCGATGCCATTGGCTGGCCCCGCTTGTCCTTGTTTACCATCATCCTGGCGCACATCAGTTTTCAGATCGCCTACGTGACCCTGGTGGTACGGGCGCGGTTGATGCTGCTTGACCCCACCCTGGAGGAAGCCGCTAAAGACCTGGGGGCCACCCCCTGGCTGACCTTTCGCGAGGTCACACTGCCCCTGATCATGCCGGGGGTGATCTCCGGGGCTTTGCTGGCGTTCAGCCTGTCCCTTGACGACTTTGTGGTAACCTTTTTCACTGCTGGCCCGGGTTCCACCACCCTGCCGCTGTACATTTACTCCTCGGTTAAGCTGGGGATAAGCCCAGAAATTCATGCGCTCTCTACCTTGATGGTAGGGATTACAATTCTGGTGCTGTTGCTGGGGACACTGTTCTGGAAACAACGCGCATAA
- a CDS encoding polyamine ABC transporter substrate-binding protein, which yields MNRVWVIALLGLLIAGCGQQKQELRLLNWSDYMPKEVLEEFEKREGIKVVEDTYDSPEAMLSKLQAGGDAEYDVLITADYTVGSLARAGSLQELDKSKIPNLQNLDPQFANPAFDPGARYSVVYQWGTTGLAYREDLVSGPVESWAVIFDPAKQVGSFLLLDEMREMMGAALKYQGESVNTTDPEKLAKVQELLLEAKRRSQGFAGGTSIRDRLIAGDIAVGPAYSGDILAAQAENPQLKYVIPVEGATLWTDNLVVLKKSPNHELAYKFINFLLEPEIAAQISNSIGYATPVAAAMDQIEEKDNPIIYPSEEIRARLELLADLGDQADAFNKVWAEVKSR from the coding sequence GTGAACAGAGTGTGGGTAATTGCTTTGCTGGGATTGTTGATCGCCGGTTGTGGGCAGCAGAAGCAAGAGCTGCGCCTGTTGAACTGGTCGGATTACATGCCCAAGGAGGTGCTTGAAGAGTTCGAAAAGCGTGAGGGCATCAAGGTGGTGGAGGACACCTACGACTCCCCCGAGGCCATGCTTTCCAAGCTGCAAGCAGGGGGCGATGCCGAGTACGATGTGCTGATTACCGCCGACTACACGGTGGGATCGCTGGCTCGAGCCGGTAGCCTACAGGAACTCGACAAGAGCAAAATTCCCAACCTGCAGAACCTCGACCCCCAATTCGCCAATCCAGCCTTCGATCCGGGGGCCCGGTACAGCGTGGTGTACCAGTGGGGCACCACCGGGCTGGCCTACCGCGAAGATCTGGTGAGCGGGCCGGTGGAAAGCTGGGCGGTTATCTTTGATCCGGCCAAGCAAGTGGGGTCTTTCCTACTGCTGGACGAGATGCGCGAGATGATGGGGGCGGCTCTCAAATACCAGGGGGAGTCGGTTAACACCACCGACCCGGAGAAGCTCGCCAAGGTGCAGGAGCTTCTGCTCGAGGCCAAGCGGCGCTCGCAGGGCTTTGCCGGTGGAACCAGCATCCGCGACCGCCTGATTGCGGGTGACATTGCCGTGGGGCCTGCCTACTCGGGGGATATTCTGGCGGCCCAGGCCGAGAACCCCCAGCTCAAATATGTGATTCCCGTTGAAGGGGCCACCCTCTGGACGGACAACCTGGTGGTGCTCAAGAAGAGCCCCAACCACGAGCTGGCCTATAAGTTCATCAACTTCCTGCTGGAACCCGAGATCGCCGCGCAGATCTCCAACTCGATTGGCTATGCCACACCGGTGGCAGCGGCGATGGATCAGATTGAAGAAAAGGACAACCCCATCATCTACCCCAGCGAGGAGATAAGGGCCCGCCTCGAGCTGCTCGCCGACCTGGGCGATCAGGCCGATGCCTTCAACAAGGTGTGGGCCGAGGTGAAATCCCGTTAG
- the nusA gene encoding transcription termination factor NusA, protein MNKDFVDALSQVAHERGVTAEELISNFEEALRLAYLRQKGFRPKDVEEEGKGPIIEVHLDPQEGHLEVLEIRRVVEEVKDPDKEIDLETAKKYDPEVEVGEEMEFPVDPEEFSRIAVQIAKQVLTQRLKEAERTRVHNEYKDKEGEVVTGSVARVDNRGNVYVELGRGEALMPQKEQIPTERYHPGQRIKVYLKQVQRSSKGPSLVVSRAHEELLRYLLRQEVPEIAEGIVEVKAVAREPGSRSKVAVVSHNPNVDPIGACIGHKGQRIQAVSAELGRERIDIIQWSPNPKEFIRNALSPATVGEITIENSENGQNRASVVVAKDQHSLAIGKAGQNVRLASKLTGYEINFEEAEEITDLDAAILKAAERDESSRVSSDAKSRFESLFKDDE, encoded by the coding sequence GTGAACAAAGATTTTGTAGACGCCCTATCCCAGGTAGCCCACGAGCGTGGGGTCACGGCAGAGGAACTGATCTCCAACTTTGAGGAGGCCTTGAGGCTGGCCTACCTCAGGCAAAAAGGCTTCCGCCCTAAGGATGTGGAAGAAGAGGGCAAAGGGCCCATCATCGAGGTGCACCTAGACCCCCAGGAGGGCCACCTCGAGGTGCTGGAGATACGGCGGGTGGTCGAGGAGGTCAAAGACCCCGATAAAGAGATCGACCTCGAGACTGCCAAAAAGTACGACCCGGAGGTTGAAGTTGGCGAAGAAATGGAGTTCCCCGTAGACCCCGAGGAATTCAGCCGCATCGCCGTGCAGATTGCCAAGCAGGTGCTCACCCAGCGCCTCAAAGAGGCTGAGCGCACCCGCGTGCACAACGAGTACAAAGACAAAGAAGGCGAGGTCGTGACCGGCAGCGTGGCCCGGGTGGATAACCGGGGCAACGTCTACGTGGAGCTCGGACGCGGCGAAGCCCTGATGCCACAAAAGGAACAAATCCCTACCGAGCGTTATCATCCCGGCCAGCGCATCAAAGTTTATCTGAAGCAGGTGCAGCGCTCGAGCAAAGGGCCCAGCCTGGTGGTGTCCCGCGCTCACGAAGAGCTGCTGCGCTATCTGTTGCGCCAGGAAGTACCCGAGATTGCCGAGGGCATTGTGGAGGTCAAGGCGGTCGCCCGTGAACCCGGTAGCCGCTCCAAGGTGGCTGTGGTAAGCCACAACCCCAACGTGGATCCCATCGGGGCCTGCATTGGGCATAAGGGCCAGCGCATCCAGGCCGTTTCTGCCGAGCTGGGCCGGGAGCGGATCGATATCATTCAGTGGAGCCCCAATCCCAAAGAGTTCATCCGCAACGCGCTCTCGCCCGCTACCGTTGGCGAAATCACCATAGAAAACAGCGAGAACGGGCAGAACCGCGCCAGCGTGGTGGTTGCAAAAGACCAGCACTCTCTGGCCATCGGCAAGGCCGGGCAAAACGTGCGCCTGGCCTCCAAGCTGACCGGCTACGAGATCAATTTCGAGGAAGCCGAAGAAATTACCGATCTCGACGCAGCCATCTTGAAAGCTGCCGAAAGGGACGAGTCGTCCAGGGTCTCCAGCGATGCCAAGAGCCGCTTTGAGAGCCTGTTCAAGGACGACGAATAA